TTGGGGAATGATGGCCCGGGATGCTGTCAGCAAGCTGATACCCCCGCAGTAGCATTGGCGCTATTGCGGAATGATGCTGATCTTTCCCTGCCCTTATCCTGATGACCGCAACCTATCGTTCCGCCGCTATCTGGATCGACCAATCGCTCGCGCGCGCCGAAGCCGTCGAGCGAATCCCCGCACCCTGACGCGATACATCCCTTCCGGATCGATCATCTCGATGGATTGTCTGCTTGACTATGTCAGCAAAGGGCACGCGTTCGCGTACTGATCATTGGCAGGGAATATGGTAACGATCTGGGGGTTCGACGTGGATAGCGCGTTGATGACCAAGACTGCCTTGTTGCAATCCGTCGCTTTCTGCCCCTGGTTATCAATCGATCGCCCGTAAAAGCCTCTGGGAATTGGGGCAACTGCCAAAAACCGAGTCATCGCATCGACGTTGTTCTCGCGCAATTCGCAAGCATCCGATGAGATGACCGCGTTGACCAGTTCGAGAATGTCGTCCTTACCCGCTGGGCTCTTTTCGATCACGGTGATCTGCCGGCTCCCGAGCTTCTTTCCGAAATCTGCTTTCTTCTTTGCTCCCACCGCAGCCAGCGCCTTGCCGTACGTCTTTTGGGAGAGCCCTGGACGTTGAAGGTCTTCTGATGAAATGAAGACCACACCCTTCTGCCGCTTGAAATAGCCTTGCGGATAGCCTGTCGAAACAGCCGCCTCATGCGCGGTCTTTTTCGAGAAATGTTTCTCCATCGAGTGTTGGTTGCCCCTGATCTTGTCGAACATTTCGGCAGCCTTACACGCAACGAGCGCCTTGATCGCCGCTTCCGCTTGCACTTTCTTGATCGCCATCTTGCTCTCCCTGCAATTTGAACCGTTGTCCTTTTAGCCCCTTGGGTTTCGTTGCGTCAAAGGCGATGTAGCCTCGCGCGGCGCGGTCACGGCGAAGATGTCCTAGTCATCCCAACATAGGTGCCGGGCCGCTGCCTTGGCGCGCCCTCGGAAAGTCGGCTTCCGGTCGCGATTCCGCTCCCGCTGCTGGCCGCCACGGGGCAGGGCTGGGGCTTCAGTATTGGTTTGGTTATTGTTAACGTTACTACAAGTTAGGCACCGTGGGAGGACTGTTGCCCAATCCCGTAATGGCTGGTGCGGCCCGCTTTTAATCCAAGCATCCCCTGCACCAGCCATTTCTCTGCGGGTGAATAATTGTCCGCCGCGCTGTCTAGCGCTGCCCTAGCGTCTTCGGATGGCTTGTGAACGAGATGTTACGATCGGGGCGCTCCGCCTCACGGCAAGGCTGGCAGAACAGCACCTTGATCAGCCGATCGACGACAGCGATGCCGGGCTGCGACGCCCTACTCGTGGAGTAGGGGCCACCTGACGCGTCGGTCACTTCACGGAAAAGTCGACCGCTTCCTTCATCGTGCCGTCAACGGCGATCTGCACCTGATAGGTGCCGACCGGCCAGCCGGCATCCGGCCTGGTCATCGAGGAGTCGACATGGTTTTCGATCTTGCCGATTTCGAAGCTGACCTCGTCGATCTTGTAGTTCGCCGGCGCAACACCGCCCGAATCCACGGAAATCCAGCTCACGGTTAGCTTCGATCCCGAGGCCACTGCCTCGGTCAGGTCGGCGGAGAGGAAGATCTTGGCCGTATCCGGTGCAAATGTAGTCTGAGTCTCTTTCGCGTCCTCGCTTGCGGACAGCACGATGTTTTCGAACCCTTCGGCCTGTGCGTGCACAGCGAACGTCCCAACCGCCACCAAGGCTGCTGCCCCCATCATCATCGACCGAATGCGCATGCTTTTCCCTTTGGACTGAAATCGCGGCTCGCGTCAGACTCATGTGGTGCGTGCCCGCGACCGCTTTAGTAGAATGCGAGGGCGGGGTTTGTCCATGGAGCCGCTGTGCCATGTGCACTATGTGGGCAGTGAAAACTTCGATATAGGCAAGGGTCATTCCGTTTCGGCGGCAGAATCGTGAATCGGGCTACGTTTGGGCGGGCGCCTTTGCTAAATTACCCAGTCTTTCCCACCGGGCATTGGACGGACTTAGACATAAACAGATAATGAAATTAATATGTTACACCATAAACTTGCCATAGCGCCCATGATGGACTGGACGGACCGGCATTGCCGGTTCTTCCATCGCAAGCTGACGAGCCGTGCGCTGCTCTACACCGAGATGGTGGTGGCCGATGCGGTCATCCACGGCGCGCGGGATCGTCTGCTCGGCTTCGATGACGCGGAGCATCCGGTTGCGCTGCAGCTCGGCGGTTCCGATCCCCTCAAGCTTGCCGAGGCGGCGCGTATCGGCGAGGCGTTCGGTTATGACGAGATCAACCTCAATGTCGGCTGCCCATCCGACCGTGTCCAGTCCGGCACGTTTGGCGCCTGCCTGATGAGGGTGCCGGTTCTCGTGGCCGACTGCGTCGCGGCGATGAAGGCGTCTGTCAGCATCCCCGTCACCGTCAAATGCCGTATCGGTGTCGACGAGCAGGACCCGGAGCCGGCGCTCGATGCGCTGGCCGACGGCGTGTTTGCAGCTGGCGCCGACGCGCTCTGGGTGCATGCCCGCAAGGCTTGGCTGGAAGGGCTGAGCCCAAAGGAAAACCGTGACATCCCGCCGCTCGATTACGAACGCGTCTATCGTTTGAAATCCAGAAAGCCAAACGAATTCATCGGCATCAACGGCGGCATTCAATCTCTCGAGGAGACCCGCCGGCATCTTGACCATGTCGATGGCGCCATGCTTGGCCGCGCCGCCTATCACACGCCGGGCATCCTGGCGGGAGCTGACGCGGCGATCTACGGCACGGAATCTGGGGCATTCGATTTCGGCACCCTGATCGACACCATGGCGGGCTACGCAGCGCGCCATATCGAGCAGGGCGGGCGACTTGGGCATGTCACCCGCCATATGGTCGGGTTGTTCCATGGACTGCCCGGCGCGCGGCGTTACCGGCAGATACTGTCCACCGATGCGACCAAGCCGGGTGCGGGGGCTGAGGTTCTGAAGACGGCTTTTGCCGCGGTCGATTTCGGCGGGGCGGCGGCCGAAGCCGCCTGACCCTCAATCCCTGAGGATCATCCGGTCGCCGCGCACGTCGAAACCCGACAAGGAGCCAATGAAGTTCATGCCAAGCAGGCTCTGGCCGAGCGCGCCGGGTGCCGCGACCATCACCGACATGTTCTTGCGCACGATACCGCCGATCGCCAGCTCGTCCGTCCTTACGGCCGCGGCGCGTGCCATGCCGTTCGCGGTGGAGACCGGTATGGTGAAGTTGAGTTTGTCCGGATCAAACCCGGCTGCGCGGGCGTCCTGGGCTGTCAGCACCGTGCTGGTCGCGCCAGTGTCGACCAAGGCCCGGATCGGCGTGCCGTTGACCAGGATGCGCGCTTCGAAATGGCCATTGTCCGCCTTGTCCAGCGACACGGTGGCGCGACCATCCTCCAGGCCCAGCGCAAGCGGGCTGCCTGGAACAAGACCGGCCGTGACCCGGCTGGCGACATCCTGCAATTCATAGCGATATTGATAGCCGGCGATCAGCACCAGCACGATTGCCGCCCATGCTGCGAGATTTCTAAGCATGTCGCCCATCGGCCTGCCTGACCGAAGCAAACCAGAGCCGATGAGAGCGGCAAACGCACCAAGCCAGATCAGCCGTCCGAAATCATAGTTCTCGACGCCCAACGTGCTGCCGGCGGAATCGTTGAACATGAGCAGGGCCACCCCCACTCCGATCACAGCCATCAATATCCAGAACAGACGGTTCATCGGTGCGCCCCGTTCACGAAAGCGCGTCGCGCTCGCGCGCCATGCGCGTGCGGCGCGTTTCCCGGCGCGGCCGGCGCTCCACTGTTTCCAGGCGGGCAGGCAGTTCGGCCATCACGCCTCGTCGCGTTTCCGCCGTCATGCTGATCCACGCGCCGATTTCATCGCGTGTGCGACCGCAACCGAAACAGAAGCCGGTTTTCATGTCGATTGAACAAACCAGGATGCACGGGGATTCGATGGCCGTCATGACTTTCTCTTGAGGATTCCATCCGGAAACCTTCTCCACTCCCACATGGTGCAACGACCGGGCCGATGCAAGCCCTCTGGATTCCGCCCCCGGCAATCGCTTTCGCGCCAATGCCGGAAGGTTGTGCCGATCAGGCAACGCGGCTATGCCGCTCAGCAATCACGAACGATCAGGACCGACATGACCAGTGCACTGCCTCTTGATGATTTTCGCAATCTGCTGGCGAACCTGCCAGGCGCCGATATGGCGGCTGTGGACCGCGTGCGTATGCTGTTTTCGAAGGCAGACAAGCCGCGGGGTTCGCTGGGGCGAATCGAGGATATCGCCGCGTGGCTCGCAGCCTGGAGCGGTCGTGCGCCGCCTGCGGTAAATCGGCCACTGGTGGCGATCTTTGCCGGAAACCACGGCGTGACCCGTCACGGCATTTCTCCGCGGCCGGTGGCGGCCACGGCGAACGCGGTCGAGCTGTGCGCGGCCGGCGGGGCGGCGATCAACCAGGTCTGCATCGCCTATGATCTTGGTCTGAAGGTGTTCGACCTGGCGCTGCACATTCCGACGGCCGACATCACGCAGGATGCGGCGCTCGACGAGCGCGGCTGCGCCGCCACCATGGCGTTCGGCATGGAAGCCATCGCCGGCGGCACCGATCTCATCTGCCTTGGCGACCTCGGTGTCGGTAATTCCACTGTCGCCGCAGCGCTGCTTGCAGCGCTTTTTGGAGGCAAGGGCAGGGACTGGGTAGGCCCCGGATCCGGCGCCGATGCGGCGATGCAGTCGCGCAAGGCAGGCGTGGTCGACGCGGCCCTTGCCTTCCACGGTGCCAATCTCCGTGATCCGCTGGAAGCATTGCGTCGTGTCGGTGGTCGCGAGCTTGCCGCGATCGCTGGTGCCATCCTCGCCGCGCGCATGCAGAAGATCCCGGTGTTGCTCGACGGGTTTGCGGCGACCGCCGCCGCCGCAGCGCTGCATGCAGCCAATCCCGCTGCCCTCGATCACTGCCTGCTTGCCGGCCTCTCGACCGAACCAGCGCACGCCCGGGCTGCCGAACGGCTTGGGCTTCGTCCGATTCTCGACCTGGGGATGAGCCATGGTGAAGGGGTAGGTGCAGCCCTTGCGGCAGGCTTGGTGAAGGCCGCGGCGCTGACCAGCTCGGGCATGGCGGCAGCGGTTCACGGCTAAGCGTTCAGCGCCTGCGCGCCGCGGTGACCACCTTGGTCGGCAGCGCCGGCAGTTCCTCCATGACCCGGCTCAGCGGGAAGATCGCGATTGCCTCGGTGCCTTCCCGCAGCTTCGACTGGAGCTCGAACTCGCCACCATGCATGGCGAGCAGGCCCTGCACGATCGGCAGGCCAAGCCCGGTGCCCTGTTCGGCGCTCTTGATGGCGATCGACCCCTGGCCGAAAGCGGAGAGCACGATGGGGATTTCGTCTTCCGGTATGCCCGGTCCATTGTCCTTGACGGAAATGTATTGGCCGCCGCCGGCTGTCCAGCCGACGCGCACGAGGATTTCACCGCCTGTCGCGGTGAATTTGATGGCGTTGGACAAAAGATTGAGCGTGATCTGTCGCACGGCCCGTTCGTCGGCGAACAGGCGCGGCAGGATGCTCTCAAAATCCTGGACGATGCGGATGTCCTTGTTGCGCGCCTTCAGCTCCATCATGTGGCAGCAATCCTCGACGATGGAGAGCAGCATCACCGGCTCCTCGTTGAGCTGGTAGCGCCCCGCCTCGATGCGCGACAGGTCGAGGATCTCGTTGATCAGGTCGAGCAGATGCTGTCCCGATTCATGGACGTCGTGGGCATAGTCGCGGTAGGTGGGATTGTTCATCGGTCCCAGCACCTCGTTCGACATTACCTCCGAGAAACCGAGAATGGCGTTGAGCGGCGTGCGCAGCTCGTGGCTCA
The nucleotide sequence above comes from Mesorhizobium shangrilense. Encoded proteins:
- a CDS encoding DUF1289 domain-containing protein, which encodes MTAIESPCILVCSIDMKTGFCFGCGRTRDEIGAWISMTAETRRGVMAELPARLETVERRPRRETRRTRMARERDALS
- a CDS encoding nicotinate-nucleotide--dimethylbenzimidazole phosphoribosyltransferase; protein product: MTSALPLDDFRNLLANLPGADMAAVDRVRMLFSKADKPRGSLGRIEDIAAWLAAWSGRAPPAVNRPLVAIFAGNHGVTRHGISPRPVAATANAVELCAAGGAAINQVCIAYDLGLKVFDLALHIPTADITQDAALDERGCAATMAFGMEAIAGGTDLICLGDLGVGNSTVAAALLAALFGGKGRDWVGPGSGADAAMQSRKAGVVDAALAFHGANLRDPLEALRRVGGRELAAIAGAILAARMQKIPVLLDGFAATAAAAALHAANPAALDHCLLAGLSTEPAHARAAERLGLRPILDLGMSHGEGVGAALAAGLVKAAALTSSGMAAAVHG
- a CDS encoding TIGR02281 family clan AA aspartic protease, which encodes MNRLFWILMAVIGVGVALLMFNDSAGSTLGVENYDFGRLIWLGAFAALIGSGLLRSGRPMGDMLRNLAAWAAIVLVLIAGYQYRYELQDVASRVTAGLVPGSPLALGLEDGRATVSLDKADNGHFEARILVNGTPIRALVDTGATSTVLTAQDARAAGFDPDKLNFTIPVSTANGMARAAAVRTDELAIGGIVRKNMSVMVAAPGALGQSLLGMNFIGSLSGFDVRGDRMILRD
- the dusA gene encoding tRNA dihydrouridine(20/20a) synthase DusA encodes the protein MLHHKLAIAPMMDWTDRHCRFFHRKLTSRALLYTEMVVADAVIHGARDRLLGFDDAEHPVALQLGGSDPLKLAEAARIGEAFGYDEINLNVGCPSDRVQSGTFGACLMRVPVLVADCVAAMKASVSIPVTVKCRIGVDEQDPEPALDALADGVFAAGADALWVHARKAWLEGLSPKENRDIPPLDYERVYRLKSRKPNEFIGINGGIQSLEETRRHLDHVDGAMLGRAAYHTPGILAGADAAIYGTESGAFDFGTLIDTMAGYAARHIEQGGRLGHVTRHMVGLFHGLPGARRYRQILSTDATKPGAGAEVLKTAFAAVDFGGAAAEAA